TTTTAGTTAAGGTTTTTTTCCGTAAGACTCCTATAATGTGTGTCATGGTGCTAGTTATCGGTGTGATGTTATCTAAACGTTACTGTTATCTGGATGCTAAAATGAACCATAATTCTTATTCATGATGTTATATAGTTATCATACTGTTGTGTTTGCTAAATGGCCACAGAGATGTTGATCATGATTGATCATGTGCACATGCAAGCATTGGGTAATTGCATCTTTATTACAACTCTTCTCTTAGCCAGCCTGATAGCCAAGCCATTATATGAGCTGTCTATATATGATATGGGACTTCTATTTAGTCAACAACAGACTAAATCATTAACATTAATCTCCTATAATGTGTGTCATGGTGCTAGTTATCGGTGTGATGTTATCTAAACGTTACTGTTATCTGGATGCTAAAATGAACCATAATTCTTATTCATGATGTTATATAGTTATCATACTGTTATGTTTGCTAAATGGCCACAGAGATGTTGATCATGATTGATCATGTGCACATGCAAGCATTGGGTAATTGCATCTTTATTACAACTCTTCTCTTAGCCAGCCTGATAGCCAAGCCATTATATGAGCTGTCTATATATGATATGGGACTTCTATTTAGTCAACAACAGACTAAATCATTAACATTAATCTCATCAGAGCAGTTCGGGGAGGCGCAGGGAGGTATCCTTCCCATGACTTGAGAGGATTTCACGGTACCGCTGCTCATTCGCGGCACGCCATGTCGCCTGGATGCGCTTTCAGATTCGCTCGCGGCCGCTCTCAGTGGAGCTGgggcgcctcctccctcctctgcgtGCAGCGTGGATCCCTAAGATCACATCCACATCAAAAAGCAGCCATGACATCTAGCTGCGAGATTCATGCCCAGGCCTAAGGCGGTGTGGCCCGTGCAGCCGCATAGGGCCCCCAAAATTCTGGGCCCCAGATTTCAAGTGGCCCATTAAGCAGTTCAGCTCTCCTTGCCTCCTTTGTACCGGCCTAGATGTGCAAATGCCCAAAATAAAGCCCATGACTCCTGAGTTGTCTGCTGCTGTTCTTGCCTTAGTTGTCGCCCTGACTCTTCACCTTACCGATCGAATCAATCACGAATCACAGTGACACCGTCCCTACCTGCTCAACGTGAGTACGCGACAACGCCGATGTGGCAAAGCCAAGGGTCCCAAACCGCGCACGGCAAGGCCAAGGCAGGCCGTAGACCCCAGGCGCCAGCCAGGTGTCATCGCCGTCGGGTGAGTGGCGACAACCCCGGGGCAGGTACCAGGCAGAGCCACAGAGGAATAGGCTGATCGATCAGGCCATCGGGGCATCAGGCGATCAGCTCAAGTAGAAGGTAAATAGAATAGATGTTTTTAATTCTCTAACTGACTACATGTACTTGTATACTTTAAATCCTTTCTAGGATTTATTATAATTTTGTTTTTCCATCTTTTATGTTAGAATGATTGATATCGATTGAAGTCATTTCTTCTGCAAACCGATCTAGAAAACATGATTCCGTTAGCCAAAatggtaaaaagaaacaaagactAGATGATTTAACTCACTTTAGAGTTTCGCACAGGACCCCGATttttgccggtacggccctgaAATTCAATCACCCAATCGAGAAAGGAGAGTGAGAGACTGTACCGGAATCGGAGGAAATGGCGGTGGCAGCTATGGCCGCCATGGATCAGTTCAGCTAGCATTGAGGCAGGGAGAACTGGAGTGTATATTATCAGCCATGAATGATCATTTATTCATTCTCAGTTTTTCGATCTGGTACAGAGTTGCATCTTTAAACAtgatacatacacatgcatctCTAGAGTTTCTTGAACAACGACACAGCTAGCCGCGAATCAACCATGGAcggtgatggtgatggagagCTCGAAGGCGCCGCCAGATGGTCGCAGTTCACCTTGCAGGGGCAGTTGATGGCGCAGTCATACAGCGTCGTCCAGCACAGGTTGTCCTTGCTGCAGCAGAATTTCTTGGCCCTGGCATCATGGGGTGTGCATCCGTTGAATGGGTCGTCGTCATCCTCATGGATGTCTTGGCCCTTGCCGGCGCCGATCGCCATCTTGCTCTTCCTGCCGGCGCCGTCTACGAAGCTCTCAGCTGAAACATCTCGATCGGTCTCAGTATCGAATCAAAAACAAATTATATCATACTCTGTCTTATAAAAATATTCTTGTAGAAGTTGTGATTGAAAAccatattatttatttattaatttcCTATATCCTCAATAAATGCAGGTACATTGGAACTTGAAATGTACCATCTACTTAGCATTTGATTGGCGTCCTGCACttctttatataatttttttttggtattTGACATCACTTGAATTAGATGTATTGCACTGCAAGCTAAAAGAACACATTTTATGAGATAAATTTTGAAGACTAAACAAACCCTTATTTTGATGCGCATGGGGTATATGCCGAAGGCATCTGCAGTTATGCATTAttaagtttttctttttcttcctttaaGAATGAAACCAAGAAGCAAACAGTGAAACGACAGTACAATAAAAGAAAGATGAGGATTGATTCGTGAAATCACCGCTGGTGAGTGCAGGAATGGCAGAGAATGCCAAGAGAAGCAAGGAAAGGAGCAAGAGCCCTTGGCTGCTGCGCCTGCTCTTcatcatcaatgtcgccattcACACTGACACTGGTTACTTAGCTATACGCGTGCTCTATTCGACTAAGCTACACTGGTGAGGTGAGCGTGTGAGTAGTACTGGTTGCTCCGTGTATATATAGCAGAAAAAATAGCATGAAATCAATACTTTCCAAGCTTGTGGCTTCTTTCAAACCGCCATGCGTGGCTTTCTTCAAAAGAAAACAAGCCACAAGGATGGCAAGTATTGATCTCATGCTAATTTCCTTCTAATAACGTACGTTCAGCTTTGATTCCACTGCTAAACATGGCAGACAGTTCATTCAAATACCTTCTTTTTTTCTCACTTTCGAGTATGGTACGGCTGATTTATATTTGTAGCTGGCTTTTTAATATGGGCACATCATTATCTTCCTTTTTTGTAACATAGGGGTATTCTTTTTATGGGTACAAGTTCACTAAAATTTACTTTTAAAGATGCGTTAATGCTTCTCACGGTGATGGGTTGCTGGCTTAATTGTTGTATTGTCTATTGAACTTTTTTACAATGCTTGGAGAGGCGTTAGGAGTCATTTTATGTGTCTATGATTTGTGGGCCCATACAAAAAAGGTGTTAGATGTGTCTATGATCGGTGGGTCCATGTATGCTATAATGTCTCTCAACACCTCCCAATACCTCTAAAATTAAGAGATTAGAAATCAATGCTAATTCCTTTTCTGTAGTTATTTTTTGTAATCAAGGGTAAAAGGGTAAATTCAAAATTATAGTGAGATGAATATTTCTTTTAAAGAGAAAGATGTTCATTTTTATTAGGGTTTTTGCGTTCCTTCGTCATTCccggctcgccgccggggaCACCCTCTAcggcctcttcctcctcgccgcacaccttcgccgagctcgccgtccTTGTCGGCTACGACTACGTCGTCGACATGGAGCACGGGTCGGGCGGGATCTCCTAGGCCCTCGCTTGCCTCCGCGCGCTCGACGCCGCACggaccccgccgccaccgccgccgaggcgGTCTCTCACTGCGAGGACACCCCATCGTCCACGCCTCCGCCTATGGCCTCGACGATCCATACCCATCCCGCTGCATCATCTGCCAGGTCGAGACCGCCGCCGGGATCGTGCAGGTCGACGCCATCCCCGCCGTAGATTAATAGCATGTTTAATTTAATAGCTTTCAGGAGGACGACACGCTCTTACTTAGTGTCTGCCCCATCAGAGTAGATTAATAGCATGTTTAATTTACATTCTCTGTCACTGCAGACAGTAGATTAATAGCTTTCAGGGTCTGATTACTTGTAGTACTAATAATCGGAGACCGACCTGCTGTAAACTGGGTATTCGTACAGCCAATACTTTGGGATCGGAGCTTCTGCTTATGATTTCTGAAACAGATCAGCTTCTGCATTTTGTGTACATGCTGGCCTAACAATCAACTGATCCTGATCTAGGAGTACCACTAGGACTATAGGAGCTCGTTCCTACTCTCTGTGATACACACAGAAGCCATTAGGACAATAACAGGTACTGtggttttttgcaaaacatgcaGTGTTAATACTATGCCATATACTAGTAAGAGGGAACATGATGCTTCCATTGCAGAATGGAGTTAACCCAAAGGGAGACAAGAGGGTATGTTCTTGGTGTTGTCCTAATTCAAGCACCCTAGCTAAGATCTGGACACATGTCCTTCATAAAAATTAAAGAAAGTTTACCCGTCCTGGAGGATATGTACCGTGGTGCATGTGTTCAGGCCGCCCAAGTTGACCGTGTTAAACTAAAATTTATGCTAATCATTTCTGTGAGAGGGAGCAGTAGCAGCTGCTGTTACTGCTGGTACATTGCTTGGCACATGCCCTTAGTAGAATGTCACCACAACTGCATCTATGGAAGGCAACATAGGTACTAGCAGCGTAATTAAATGGGTTAATTAGAAAGCAGAGTTGACACATTCAGAAGGCTGCTAAGCAGTCAGGGAAAGAATCACGAGTGATTAGTAAAATTGGTCTGCAAGGCTGCCATATGCACTTGTTCATATCTGATCAAGTCGTCACAATAGTAGCATGATCATTGCACAGGGAAATAAACATTAGAACATAGAGCAGACAGTGAAGTTCTTTGAAATAAGAAAAGAGGGAACTATCGGAGTCACCATTTCCTCAAACACAAAGTCAGTCTTGAAGCAGTATCGGAGTCACCATTTCCTCAAACACAAGTCTGTCTGCAGAAAGTATTGAGCAGCGGTTAAAACGCTGATCGAGCTTCAGTTTAACCGGTCCCTCTCATTCCAAATAAAATTAAGTCAGAACTTTTACAATTGACGAGTCTGCAGCACACCACTTTACAATTCAAGCAAGACAGCAAGGATCAATACCAACTTGACAACAAAAAGTACACCAGTACAAGTCAAAACTCAGTACAGATGCCACAAGCAGAAACTCTTCTGACAAAAAGACTTAACTAATAATACTCATCACTGCATCAACTTCAAGATGAACACAAGAGTTCTATGGCTGCATCTGTTAAACTATCCCTTAAGATATCGTACATGAACATGATGTCTGCACTTAGGTAAGTGTTTCATGCTAGCAGCAGGGGCTACCAAATTGTCCGAGGCAGAGCCATCTCCTTGTTTGAATGAGCCATATGTATGCACATAAGGCATTTTCAAATCCAAGATCTTGATCCTTGACCATGGCGGTGAACTCATAGGATGTCATATAACAAGCTGGCTACTCAATTCGACCATCAGATGCTTCTTCAGAAGAGGTCACAAACTCTACTATCAGCCCTGATATTTCCGCAGAGGCATCCTCCTGAGCAAAGCAATGAATATAACAAAATCATCATCTCATCTAGGCAATGCTATACTGAGATCACAAATATCAAATTAGCAATGCCTGCTTGAAAATGTAATAGTGCCTAAGGGCTAAGGTGAGGTATCTTTCATGACTGTAGTTTTAAAATAGTGTTGCTATGATGAAAATCTGACAGCAAGGAGCTCCGTAAAGGAAAAATGGGAAGAATAACATGGACAGTCAATTCCGTGCAAAAGGGAATGACTTGGGCACTTGGCTATGATGAacccaaaatttagtgttgagATTCACTACTGACAAGTGCCACCTATTCTTGAATGATTGGCATCTTTCACCGATTGTCACATCAGAGTGTCAGTAAAAGAAATGTCTTAAAGAAATTTCACAGAAAATTCATAACAAGCTGGGGAAGGTCAGTATTGGCTTCTAGGGGCAGATCAATCAGATGCGGAGTCTGGACTATGGAGTGCCCAATGTTGATCATATCCAAGAAATTTTGTTCAGTGCTCAATGCAAACTAATCTTAAGTCATCACACTGACCTGAGGCCATCGGCCGCCAGAATGGTAGACAAATTTGGCATCCGGCAATGCAGCAGCCACCTTCTTCCCCTCATCAATCCACATATCTGACCAAGAACCTGACCACAGCACCATCTTCGGCAGCCGCCTCACCTCGTCTGAAGAACCCCTCCATTTCCCCAGCTGAAAGCTGTGATTCATCGCCTTCCAAGCCTCAATCACCCCATGTGTCTTCCCCTCCTCCTGCATCGCCGCCCGGTgggcctcggcctcctcgcccTCTAACCCCTGCGTGCAGCACAGCCGCGCCAGCCCACAGAACAGCGCCGGCACCCGCAGCACCAGCCTCCCCAGCACTGGCACGTCGAACACCGCGGCCGGGAACGCCGGCAAGGACGCGGGCGAGGGCagcgcggcgtggcggaggcggtgtCGGGGCAAAGGGCGAGGGCGACGCGGCAAGGCACGGCGAAGGGGGCCGAGTgcgcggcgggaggaggcggtgggggATTTGGGGTATCCAATTACAATTCTACCCTAGAATAATTAAAATTGATTAAAATCAATATTATGGGTAAGCGTTGGAGGTACTGGAAGGCGTTGGAAAGTATTTCCAAGTATTGTAAAAGGCCTCCTATTGTCTATTAGTAGAATTTTAGAGACACGTACGTACTAGAGTATGGTATACAGATCGGTTTTGCAAATAACGTGTTCTTGTCAAACCAGTGGGTGCTGCACTACTGCTACTACAATCAAGATCACTACTGACTCATGATCCTTCAGGACTCTGGTTTCAAAAAGAGGGATTACTATCATAATCGCTTCTTTGAAGAACCACTGCTCACTCATGTTCAGATTGGTGTATCGTGTATGATGGATCTGACATGGGGTCTTGTTTGCAAAAAGTATCATCAATTTCagggaccggatcttcatcaaaACCGTAGTGACCATTTcgcccaaaagaaaaaaaaaacataacgaCCACAGTGAAGTCAGGCACCCAATGGAGAAGAAGGTAGGAGACGCGAGAGACCGGAATCGAAGCAATGGAAGCCAGCATTTGATGAGTGAGGGAGAACCGGAGTGCATATATACTATGATAGTATCAGCCATGGATCGTCGATCATTTATTCATTATTAGTTTTTTAATCTGGTACAGGGTTACACCGCCTTCGAAGATGATCCGCACGCATGCATCTCTAGAGTTTCTTGAACAAAGACACAGCAGAGGATCAAACCATGGACGACGCTGACGGAGAGCTCGCCGCCTGCTAGTTGCAGTTCACCATGCAGGGGCAGTTGATGGCGCACTCATACAGCGACGGCCACCACAGGTCGTCCTTGCTGCAGGAGAATTTCGACGACCTGGCATCATGGGGTGTGCATCCGTTGAATGGGTCGTCGTCGCCATCGCCATGGATGACTGCAGCCTTGCCGGAGCCGATCGCCATCATCTTGCTCttcctgccgccgctgccggctaCGAAGCTCTCCCCTGAAACATCACGAACAGATCGATCTATCTCATCTCAGTGTCGTCGAAACAAAAACACACTGTAGATGACACGATCCAGAAGgtatttgtttctttttcttgttttttccCTTTAAGAATGAAGAATGAAACCAAGAGGCAGCGAAAT
The Panicum virgatum strain AP13 chromosome 6N, P.virgatum_v5, whole genome shotgun sequence genome window above contains:
- the LOC120677838 gene encoding protein AUXIN RESPONSE 4-like; its protein translation is MVTTGRIVIGYPKSPTASSRRALGPLRRALPRRPRPLPRHRLRHAALPSPASLPAFPAAVFDVPVLGRLVLRVPALFCGLARLCCTQGLEGEEAEAHRAAMQEEGKTHGVIEAWKAMNHSFQLGKWRGSSDEVRRLPKMVLWSGSWSDMWIDEGKKVAAALPDAKFVYHSGGRWPQEDASAEISGLIVEFVTSSEEASDGRIE
- the LOC120677770 gene encoding uncharacterized protein LOC120677770, with the translated sequence MATLMMKKSRRSSSQGLLLLSLLLLASFSAIPALIRGESFVAGSGGRKSKMMAIGSGKAAVIHGDGDDDPFNGCTPHDARSSKFSCSKDDLWWPSLYECAINCPCMVNCN